Sequence from the Ochrobactrum vermis genome:
GCGAAGCTTCTCGGCTTCAGCCGTGGCAGTGTCTATTATTCGCCGCGTCCGGTGTCTGACGGCGATCTGGCTCTGATGCGCCGGATCGACGAGTTGCATCTCGAATACCCGTTTGCCGGAAGCCGGATGTTGCAAGGGCTCTTGAGGGGAGAAGGGTTACAAACCGGTCGACTGCACGTCGCCACGCTGATGAAGAAGATGGGCATCGAGGCGATCTACCGTCGCCCGAACACGTCGAAACCGGCACCTGGGCACAAAATCTATCCCTACCTCCTGCGCAAGCTGGCGGTTACCAGACCCAATCAGGTTTGGGCGATGGACCTGACCTATGTTCCGATGGCTCGCGGATTTGTCTATCTCTGCGCCGTTGTGGACTGGTTCAGCCGGAAGGTTCTGTCGTGGCGACTGTCGATCACGATGGAGGCAGCCTTCTGCATCGAAGCAGTCGAGGAAGCGCTGGCCCGTTATGGCAGACCCGACATATTCAATACCGATCAGGGCTCGCAGTTCACCTCGATGGACTTCACGACGGTGCTGAAGAAGGCGGAAATCGCCATCTCGATGGATGGCAAGGGTGCGTGGCGAGACAACGTCTTCGTCGAGCGGCTCTGGCGTTCGATCAAATACGAGGAAGTCTACCTCCACGCCTATAAAACAGTGTCCGAGGCCCGCGCTGGCATCGGCCGCTATCTGACCTTTTACAATAGCCGACGCCCACATTCATCCCTTGACCGGCAGACACCGGATCAGGCCTACTTCAACGCGCTGGCACCAATGATGGTGGCGGCATAATCGAGGCGGAAATCCACTTAGCGAAACGCCCGAAACTGTTCAGACAAACCGAGCCACCTCTGAAAGCGTATTCATTTCTGTCTATAAATGGGATATCAAGACACGACGTCGGGATGATCATCCTGACGCTTTGCCGCCGCCTTCTCAAGAACAGCCATGTCATCCGGCGTTGGCTCAATCCCGGAAAAGGTTTTGAGATAGTCTTTTACCCTGCCCATTCGCATGGGAAGCGTCTCCTTCATCTGCAGCGTAAAGTGGCCGATCTGCGTGAAGTAAAGCACCCTGGCGCGCGTGCTCGCCTCATCTTCCGGATAGCCGAAACGCGCAAACATGCGTGTGAGAGCCTCCATGCGCTGGCGGTCTGACTCTTCAACGACCGAACGAATACGTGGCTCGTGACGCCCCCAGAAACGCACGGCAACATCAAGATCGGGCTCGAAGAGATTGTCATCAATCCAGCATTCGAACACATTGCAGACCGCCTTGTTGATCGTTGGCGCGGGCCGCATGGCGCGCTCGATAATTGGCCCGGTATTCTTGCTCAACCAGTGATCCAGCAACTGATCCTGCAAGTCCTGAATGCTTTCGAAAAACCAATAGAAGCTTGAGCGAGAAACACGTAGTTTTTTCGCCATCACCTGGATTTTGACTTGATCGATGCCTTCGCCGATCAACGTTTCCTTGGCCAGATTAAGCCAATCTTCCTTGGTGGAGCGACCACCGCCAGCTACCTCCAAGGAATTATCCACGTGGTTCATCGTTTCAACTCTCCACTGCTGGCTGCAACTGTTCGTTTTAACGCGCACCCTGTTCCGAACAACCATACTTTTCGGGATGCGCTCCCAAATATCGTACGCACATTTCTTGCACTATACGAGAAACAGTAAATGGTTTCACACGCCTGTCTTATATTTTTCATTTCCATATTTCCGAAGCAAGCCGCATGTAGTTTTCACCCATAACGTCTCTTACAATGCCTTCGGGATGGCCGCGTCGCAAAAGTATTTCAGCGATTTGGATCATACTGGACGGTGGCGCATATTCTGTTTTCATGGAGCCGTAATTGGCACTCTTGGGCCAATATTCAGGATGAGCGGCGCGAATGATTTCGACATTTGGTATATTTGTATCGGGAAAGAAATAGTCGAGACCAATACCTACATGGCGGGGCCCGACGAGGTCTATGACATAGTCTATATGGTCCGCAATACGTTCTGGCGACGCATGATCACCTCCCAGAAAACGGTTCAAACCAACAATGCTGACAATGCCACCCGTGCGTGCGCAAGCGCGAATCTGATCATCGTTGATGTTCCGCTCATGATCGCACAAGACGCGAGGATTGGAATGAGAGAAGATAACCGGCTTGTCCGTATAGGCCATTACATCCATTGTCGTTTGGTAGCCTGTATGGGAGAGATCAACGAAAATGCCGAGCCGGTTCATTTCGTCGATCGCTGCCCGACCAAAAGCAGTCAGCCCACAAGGCTCATCATGGCAGCCACCGCCAGCCAGATTGTTCCTGTTATAAGCGAAAAGCATCTGCCGTACACCGAGCGCGTGATAGAATTCGATCATATCAAGCCGCCCGTTGAGTGCATTCATACCCTCAATGTCAAAGGTGATTGCCATCCGTCCCTGGCGTTTTGCGTCACGGATATGCTCTGCAGATGTTGCGAGCAGATAGTGTTCAGGGCGCGCCAGAAACCATTTACGGAAGGAGGAGAGGGTTTTGACCGTGTCATACCATGACATCACATCGAAACCCACATTAACGGACAGGTAACTAATACCCGCGCGACGCCAAAGGTCGAGATTATTGAGTGTTGCATCGGCATCCGGCATAAATCCGGAATGCGAATCCCACACGATCATATCAGCGTAGAGGAGTCCGACCTCTCCACAGACCTGCGCCTCGTTTGCTTTCAATTTACCCTCCCTAAGCCAGATCTGATGATAATTTCATTTAACGTATGGGGCATACTGCGTCCATACATAAATGTATGCAATCCCCTTCGCTTGAACAGCAGAGGATTCTGCGAGACCCCCTTTGCTGGAAAATCTAGGTATTACTTATTAACATCATGAAATTGTTATATTTATTTTTGTTTGCATTAGCGCATGAAAATGATGCGCCAGATCCAACCCTAATAGAAGCAGAGCTTCTTTCCACATTATGCTGGTTCTCAACTGGACATAAGTGAACATATGTGTTTAGGTCAATCAACGACCATCAAGAAAATGGGAACAGCAATTCCGCCAGAAATCGAGCTTTCCAAAATCCGGCCTCGCACCTTCGGGCGGGTCTCGATATGGCAGTTCGTGATCTGGTTTGTTGCACGGGGAGAAGGCAATGGACGACAATTTTGACAACCGCTCGCTGCTATCAGGTGGCTTCAGCCGACGTAAATTTCTGAAGGCCTCGGTAACGGCGGGCGTCGGATTGACGTTCGGGCAATGGCAAGCTGGAACAGCTTTGGCGGATGAAACGCCTAAGCGCGGCGGACACCTTAAGATCGGACTGAGCGGCGGAGCATCAACAGACTCGCTCGATCCTGCGACATACATCAGTTCGTTCGCTCTCTGTCTCTCGCGCAGCTGGGGGGATACGCTCGTTCAGACAGATCCGAAAACGGGTGCAGCACTGCCCAATCTCGCCGAAAGCTGGGTATCTTCGCCGGATTCCCAAACCTGGACATTCAAAATCCGCAAGAATGTAAAATTTCATGACGGATCGCTCCTGACTGCCGAGGATGCCGCGCAAACTTTGCGCCGTCATAGTGATAAAAAGTCGCGTTCCGGTGCTCTCGGCTTTCTATCATCGCTGGAGAACATCAGCGTAAAGGACGGAGATCTGGTTCTCAAGCTGAATGAGCCTAACATCGATCTGCCGCTGATCCTCAATGCCTATCATCTCGTTGTGCAGCCTGGTGGTGGCATCGATAACCCGGCAGCAGGCATCGGCACCGGTCCTTACAGGATCGCGAGTTTCCAACCGGGTGTCCGCGTTCTTCTGGAGCGCAACAAGGACGGCTGGCGCGATGACCGCGGCTATGTCGACAGTGTTGAATTGCTGGTCATCAATGATGTGACCGCGCGAACGGCTGCCCTTACTTCCGGGCAGGTTCATCTTATAAATCAATTAAGTGCGAAGACCGTTCCGCTTTTAAAGCGGGTACCAAACGTTGAAATCGTGAATGTGCCGGGACGCGGTCATGTCACCTTTCCAATGCGCTGCGACACCGGACCGTTTACCAATCCTGACCTTCGCATGGCGATGAAATATGCCATTGATCGCGAGCAGATGCTGCGCAACGCGTTTGGCGGCTTCGGCACGATCGGCAATGATTTCCCGATCAATACTACCTATCCGAATTTTCCTGCTGATATCGAGCAGCGCGCCTACGATCCGGACAAGGCCGCTTTCCATTTCAAGAAGGCCAATTATGACGGCCCTATCGTTCTGCAGGCTTCAAATGCCGTCTTTGCCGGTGCCGTCGATGCGGCAATTCTGTTGCAGGCGAGCGCTAAAGCTGCCGGTATTCAGGTCGACGTCAAGCGCGAACCGGAGGACGGCTACTGGACGAATGTGTGGCGTGTCGCGCCTTTCTGTATGTCGTATTACGGCAGCCGCCTGACACAGGACTTGATGTATTCGACCGAAAATCTTTCAACGGCCGCAACGAATGAGACCTATTTCAACAGTCCTCAACTCGACGGGATTTTGAAGAGCGCTCGCGCTGAAAAGGACGAAGACAAGCGTAAGACGCTTTATCAGGACGCCGCCGTGATCGTCCGCGACCAGGGTGGCTCGCTGATCCCTATCTTCAACAACTATATCAGCGCGAAGCTCAACTCTGTGAAAGGATATGTCGAAGATGTCGGCAATGACCTTTCAAACGGTTACGTCACCTCACGCGTCTGGCTAGAGTCCTGATTGCAAGGGAGCGGACGCAGCAATGAGCGTGTTGGCAAACAAGACAAACATCATAGGAAGATGGCTTAGCGGCAGCTCGATCGGAACACTGATCGCGCGCCGTCTCGGTCTGAGCGTCGTGCTTCTATTCTGCACGACGCTGCTGATCTTCGCAGGCGTCGAGGCCTTGCCCGGCGATTTTGCCTCCACCTATCTGGGGCAATCTGCGACACCACAGGCCGTCGCCAATATCCGCCACGATCTCGGCCTCGACCGTTCGGCTGGCGAGCGTTATGTCGCCTGGCTCTCGGGCATCACACATGGCGATCTTGGCACATCATGGGCAAACCGCAATTCGGTCGCCGAGCAACTGGGCAAGCGCTTAGCGAACTCCCTATTCCTTGCCGGGGTCGCCGGCGCCATCGCCATACCACTTGCCATTTTGCTCGGCATGATCTGCGTCCTTCATCGCAATCGCCTGACAGACCGTCTTATCGGCGTTGGGGCACTCGCCGCAATCTCGTTACCGGAATTCTTCGTCGGCTATCTGATGATCCAGTATTTTGCCGTGCAACTCGGTTGGGCAATCTTTCCGGCCACAGTCTATGACGGCATGCCGTTTCTGCAACGCCTGTCGGTCGTCGCCCTTCCGGTTGCAACACTGGTGATCGTCGTCCTCGCCCATATGATGCGCATGACACGTTCGGCAATTCTCAACGTGATGTCCGCACCCTATATCGAAACGGCTGAACTGAAAGGGCTCTCGGCATTGCGTGTCATCGCATCACATGCCGCTCCCAATGCCGTCGCCCCTATCGTCACGGTGGTCGCCCTCAATCTGGCCGCGCTCATTGTTGGCGTTGTGGTTGTGGAGGTCGTGTTCGTTTATCCCGGCATCGGGCAGTATATGGTCGATGCCGTTACGGTGCGCGACATGCCTGTCGTTCAGGCTTGCGGCCTCGTTTTTGCAGCGATCTATATCGTGCTCAATACGATTGCCGATATTGTTTCTCTGCTGGCCAATCCTCGCCTGAGGCATCCGCGATGAATTTTCAATCTGCTCCACTCAGCGCATGGATCGGCCTGGTAGGCCTTGTCACGATATTGCTATGTGCTCTCCTTGCACCCTGGATCGCGCCTTATGACAGCAACGCGATTGTTGGCGAAGTTTGGGCACCGTCGGGGGCTGAATTTCTGCTCGGTACCGATAATCTTGGGCGCGATCTCCTGTCACGTCTGCTTTTCGGCGCGCGGGCGACCGTATTCGTAGCGCTTGCGGCAAGCATCATTGCCTTTTCGCTTGGTGTTACACTCAGCTTCATTGCAGTCACCGTCGGCGGCACGACGGACCAGCTTATGTCGCGGATCAACGATCTCTTCATGTCGATCCCCGCGCTCATTCTGGCACTGATCGTTCTTGCTGCCCTACCATCTGGAACCTGGACCCTGATTGCAGTCATGGGACTGATCGAAGCGACCCGTGTCTATCGCATCGGACGTTCCGTAGCGCTCGACATCAGTGTCATGGATTATATCGAAGGTGCCCGTCTGCGCGGTGAGAGCACGCTGTGGATCGTCTTTCGTGAAATCCTCCCGAATGTGGCAGCACCCTTGCTGGGCGAATTCGGATTGCGGTTTGCCTTCTCCGTTCTTTATCTTTCCGCGCTCTCTTTCCTTGGTTTGGGCATTCAGCCGCCAGTTGCGGATTGGGGCGGCATGGTGAAGGACAACAAGGACGGTATCGTCTTTGGCATCTCGGCAGCACTCGTCCCCGGTGCCGCAATTGCCCTACTCGCGATCTGCGTCAACCTTGTGGTCGACTGGCTCATCAACAAGAGCGCTTCTACGCGGAGGAGCCGATAATGTCTGGCGGCCAGCACAATACGCTTCGCATTCACAACCTGCGGATAGAAGTTCCGGCAGCATCACCAATAGTTCTGGTCAACGACATATCATTCGAGGTCGGCAGCGGGCAGGTACTCGGTCTGATCGGCGAATCCGGAGCTGGGAAATCCACCATCGGCCTGTCCGCCCTCGCCCATACACGTGGCGGAGCCCGGATTACCGGCGGTGAAATCTGGCTCAACGAACAGAATATTTTGCAACTGCCCGGCAAGGCAGTACGCGGCATCCGCGGCACGGAAGTCTGCTATGTTGCGCAATCCGCTGCGAGCGCCTTTAACCCGGCTAAACAACTTGGCGATCAAGTTATAGAGGCGTCGGTTCACCACGGCGTTTTTACGCGGCAGAATGCACAAAAGCGTGCCGTCGAGCTTTTCCGTATTCTCGGTTTGCCGGAACCGGAACAGTTTGGAAAACGTTATCCGCATCAGGTATCCGGTGGCCAGCTTCAACGCGCAATGACGGCCATGGCCCTTTGTCCCAGCCCGAGCCTCGTCGTCTTCGACGAACCGACGACCGCGCTCGATGTGACAACCCAGATCGGTGTTCTTGCCGCCATCAAGGACGCGATAAGACAAACTGGAACGGCCGCTCTTTATATCAGCCACGATCTTGCAGTGGTGGCGCAGATTGCCGATGAAATCATGGTGCTGCGCCACGGCTCGATGGTCGAACACGGAACCGCAAGCCAGATCATCGAAAAGCCGGTTGAACCATACACGAAAGCATTGGTGAGCGCCAAGAACCCGGTACCCAAGAA
This genomic interval carries:
- a CDS encoding IS3 family transposase (programmed frameshift), with the protein product MTRRPRRNHSPAFKAKVALAAIRGEQTLVELSQQFDVHANQIKQWKDQLLEGATGVFGDEAKAEPTGPTVDVKTLHAKIGELTLENDFLGRSARQGGIAERKEMIDREHKLSVVRQAKLLGFSRGSVYYSPRPVSDGDLALMRRIDELHLEYPFAGSRMLQGLLRGEGLQTGRLHVATLMKKMGIEAIYRRPNTSKPAPGHKIYPYLLRKLAVTRPNQVWAMDLTYVPMARGFVYLCAVVDWFSRKVLSWRLSITMEAAFCIEAVEEALARYGRPDIFNTDQGSQFTSMDFTTVLKKAEIAISMDGKGAWRDNVFVERLWRSIKYEEVYLHAYKTVSEARAGIGRYLTFYNSRRPHSSLDRQTPDQAYFNALAPMMVAA
- a CDS encoding TetR/AcrR family transcriptional regulator, producing MNHVDNSLEVAGGGRSTKEDWLNLAKETLIGEGIDQVKIQVMAKKLRVSRSSFYWFFESIQDLQDQLLDHWLSKNTGPIIERAMRPAPTINKAVCNVFECWIDDNLFEPDLDVAVRFWGRHEPRIRSVVEESDRQRMEALTRMFARFGYPEDEASTRARVLYFTQIGHFTLQMKETLPMRMGRVKDYLKTFSGIEPTPDDMAVLEKAAAKRQDDHPDVVS
- a CDS encoding dipeptidase, translating into MKANEAQVCGEVGLLYADMIVWDSHSGFMPDADATLNNLDLWRRAGISYLSVNVGFDVMSWYDTVKTLSSFRKWFLARPEHYLLATSAEHIRDAKRQGRMAITFDIEGMNALNGRLDMIEFYHALGVRQMLFAYNRNNLAGGGCHDEPCGLTAFGRAAIDEMNRLGIFVDLSHTGYQTTMDVMAYTDKPVIFSHSNPRVLCDHERNINDDQIRACARTGGIVSIVGLNRFLGGDHASPERIADHIDYVIDLVGPRHVGIGLDYFFPDTNIPNVEIIRAAHPEYWPKSANYGSMKTEYAPPSSMIQIAEILLRRGHPEGIVRDVMGENYMRLASEIWK
- a CDS encoding ABC transporter substrate-binding protein, which gives rise to MDDNFDNRSLLSGGFSRRKFLKASVTAGVGLTFGQWQAGTALADETPKRGGHLKIGLSGGASTDSLDPATYISSFALCLSRSWGDTLVQTDPKTGAALPNLAESWVSSPDSQTWTFKIRKNVKFHDGSLLTAEDAAQTLRRHSDKKSRSGALGFLSSLENISVKDGDLVLKLNEPNIDLPLILNAYHLVVQPGGGIDNPAAGIGTGPYRIASFQPGVRVLLERNKDGWRDDRGYVDSVELLVINDVTARTAALTSGQVHLINQLSAKTVPLLKRVPNVEIVNVPGRGHVTFPMRCDTGPFTNPDLRMAMKYAIDREQMLRNAFGGFGTIGNDFPINTTYPNFPADIEQRAYDPDKAAFHFKKANYDGPIVLQASNAVFAGAVDAAILLQASAKAAGIQVDVKREPEDGYWTNVWRVAPFCMSYYGSRLTQDLMYSTENLSTAATNETYFNSPQLDGILKSARAEKDEDKRKTLYQDAAVIVRDQGGSLIPIFNNYISAKLNSVKGYVEDVGNDLSNGYVTSRVWLES
- a CDS encoding ABC transporter permease, translating into MSVLANKTNIIGRWLSGSSIGTLIARRLGLSVVLLFCTTLLIFAGVEALPGDFASTYLGQSATPQAVANIRHDLGLDRSAGERYVAWLSGITHGDLGTSWANRNSVAEQLGKRLANSLFLAGVAGAIAIPLAILLGMICVLHRNRLTDRLIGVGALAAISLPEFFVGYLMIQYFAVQLGWAIFPATVYDGMPFLQRLSVVALPVATLVIVVLAHMMRMTRSAILNVMSAPYIETAELKGLSALRVIASHAAPNAVAPIVTVVALNLAALIVGVVVVEVVFVYPGIGQYMVDAVTVRDMPVVQACGLVFAAIYIVLNTIADIVSLLANPRLRHPR
- a CDS encoding ABC transporter permease; the encoded protein is MNFQSAPLSAWIGLVGLVTILLCALLAPWIAPYDSNAIVGEVWAPSGAEFLLGTDNLGRDLLSRLLFGARATVFVALAASIIAFSLGVTLSFIAVTVGGTTDQLMSRINDLFMSIPALILALIVLAALPSGTWTLIAVMGLIEATRVYRIGRSVALDISVMDYIEGARLRGESTLWIVFREILPNVAAPLLGEFGLRFAFSVLYLSALSFLGLGIQPPVADWGGMVKDNKDGIVFGISAALVPGAAIALLAICVNLVVDWLINKSASTRRSR